The genomic window CCTACAGACACACAGAAAAAGCTGGTAAattttcgtttttgttgaatacagtttgagaagaagaaaggtcAGACAAATCGTATAGATTCAGTActatagaagaagaaggaagaaaaaaaaaaaaggattaGGTATAGTCTGGAGGAGAAATTCATGCAGACTTAAGTATCGATCTGAGGGTTAGTATTAGATTTTGAGAGGATAATACAGGAGTGTAGAGACTATTCGCTCGCTAATAGACTAATTTTAAGGCTCTCTATCtgtctctctcttttttttttgttgttgcattATACATACAGTATGGATGATCAGACAAGTTTGAGATCTGTCCAGCATGGCCAGGGCAATTCTCGTGGAAATGGGAATGGTTTGCCGAGATCTACTTCTACGAATGAcctgttttctttcccaTCTTATGGGCAGAAACGGTTTACGGTGGGGAAAGATAGTGGGGCACATTTGCACAAGTCGATGTCGATCACTAATTTGGACTTGATTCCAGAGCACAAGACGAACCACCGGATGACGCCGTACCAGATCCAGCGCACGCACATGAAGCAGTCGTTCCAGTTTCCGAATGGGGAGAATTTCACGCCTCGGAAGAGGCTTCCCAAGAGTGCGAGCTGTGTGTCGCTTGACAAGAACCGGTACGAGACGAGTGTGAGTCCGGGATCTatgggcatgggcatgggcatgggcCCTGGGGATGGAAGGAAGATGCCTCGGTCTTCCAGCATGGTTTCTGTTTCGCTGCCACAATCTTCTGGTAAGATTCGTCAGAATAATAAGTACAGACCATCGAACCGTAGCACTTCTGAGCTTGTCGATTCCTGGACGCCTTTAGCCAAACCACAGGCCAAACCACAGGCTAAGCCTGTGGCCAAGGCCCCAGTCAAGGCCCCAACCACCTCAACTCCCGTGGTTGTGCCCCAGCCTCAATTCCACGCTCCCCTAACAGCATCCACTTTGTACGCCAGCAAGCTCCAGGAACGCAACTCGCAACTGAGCATCAACTCGCTGTCACAAAGACAAACAACCTCAAGTAATGAATCCCAAAGCACAGATACCTCCCTCAAAGAAACCTGCGATCCAGGCAGTGCCACAAGTACAGATCTCAGCGATGAAGACTTGACCAAGAAATTCCTGGCCAtaagacaaaagaaaagctTGTCGCCAGAAGCACAGAATAACAGCAATCCCTCCGGCGATAGAACTACCAGTGCGTTGAACTCCGGAAGTGCAATGCCAGAGATCGTCCCCTTGGGCAGTTCTACTTCAACAATCGCACAACTAAAACCATCGTCTCAAGATTCAGATTCCATCTTACAAAACTacacatcatcatcatcaaaagtTACACCGGTGAAAAGATCCGGTTCACGGCTGGGCTCGTTCTTCAAGAGACTACTGCCctctaagaagaaggccaagAAGGACGAGTCTCCTCAGAAAACCATTCCATCCCACAACCTGATGGCTTCCACAATTATAACCCCACCGCAAACTTCATCCTCATCGAAATCGTTCCCTTCCCAATCGGACACTTCAGGTATTCTTCTACCTGATACGGAAGACGACGTAGACGATGAGAGGCTACAGGGCTTAATGGATATTGATTTGGTGTTCGACTCTATTTTGTTAAAATCAGAACAACGTCCACAGCATGTTGTGGACAACGCCCTGATCAAACAGTTCAATAGGAGCATAAAAGTGAGTTCACCTCCcacttcaacaacaagtaTCACCAATACCACAGTCATTACGAGTTCCGGCAATACCAATGCTGCTAataatactactactactacatcAGCTACATCAGCTACCACAGCCACCACGACCACCACCGACTCTTCTACTGAAACCGTACAACCACCAAAACGCTCTTCAAGGAGACCCATGATGAGACGTGACTCCCAAGGAAGGATCATTCACAGTTCGGCAAATTACAAAAGACTTTCGCCAGATAGTCGCATCATGGAACATCTGCGCCAAAACTGGAAAGCAGTACACGATGACTCTGTGATCCCATCAACGACGGCTAATCGCAACAAAGAGTCTTCGAcagcttcttcctcctcttcctcttctctcATGAAGAAGTGCAGATTTAATGACGAAATATATGTCAAAGATACCTTTTCTGCACTAGAGTATGCACGCTCAGACAAAGGGTTCCTTGAAAACCGCAGGCAACTACTGAAGAGTAGATTCATCGATGGGATCAAAATGGAACTGAAtgaattcaagaaaagagaaatgCTGGTTCATCCTAATAGTACTCAATACACTCACTTCTTCCTATAAGCTATCCATCCAAtattaagaaaaaaaaaaaaagtagtACTAAAATCGTCGTCatcaaatcaatcaatcaatcaatcaatcaatacCATCACCACCATGAAAAAGATACACGCTTTACAGCATTCAGAGATACAGTTTTCAAATGACAATTAGAATTACAACAAAGTATATGCAAACTTCATATTTCActaaaaacaaacaacatcaggaaacataataataataagaatCATATTTCATATAATTTAACACAAAACATATAGGCATATAATTAGCACTCCTTTGTAATTATATCCCGTATAATATACACCACTTAATGAACTGGGTTCCCAAAATTTCGCTGCCATTTTTTAATGGATTcgttatatatatataataataataataatattcaCATAAACCTTAAATACAAACATTTAAACTGAAAACTAAT from Kluyveromyces marxianus DMKU3-1042 DNA, complete genome, chromosome 6 includes these protein-coding regions:
- the AFR1 gene encoding Afr1p; protein product: MDDQTSLRSVQHGQGNSRGNGNGLPRSTSTNDLFSFPSYGQKRFTVGKDSGAHLHKSMSITNLDLIPEHKTNHRMTPYQIQRTHMKQSFQFPNGENFTPRKRLPKSASCVSLDKNRYETSVSPGSMGMGMGMGPGDGRKMPRSSSMVSVSLPQSSGKIRQNNKYRPSNRSTSELVDSWTPLAKPQAKPQAKPVAKAPVKAPTTSTPVVVPQPQFHAPLTASTLYASKLQERNSQLSINSLSQRQTTSSNESQSTDTSLKETCDPGSATSTDLSDEDLTKKFLAIRQKKSLSPEAQNNSNPSGDRTTSALNSGSAMPEIVPLGSSTSTIAQLKPSSQDSDSILQNYTSSSSKVTPVKRSGSRLGSFFKRLLPSKKKAKKDESPQKTIPSHNLMASTIITPPQTSSSSKSFPSQSDTSGILLPDTEDDVDDERLQGLMDIDLVFDSILLKSEQRPQHVVDNALIKQFNRSIKVSSPPTSTTSITNTTVITSSGNTNAANNTTTTTSATSATTATTTTTDSSTETVQPPKRSSRRPMMRRDSQGRIIHSSANYKRLSPDSRIMEHLRQNWKAVHDDSVIPSTTANRNKESSTASSSSSSSLMKKCRFNDEIYVKDTFSALEYARSDKGFLENRRQLLKSRFIDGIKMELNEFKKREMLVHPNSTQYTHFFL